A genomic window from Salvia splendens isolate huo1 chromosome 11, SspV2, whole genome shotgun sequence includes:
- the LOC121756478 gene encoding armadillo repeat-containing protein 6-like — protein MAPAKAAARTISQKAFDEMVEENIEDLGMDPAEALNDAIQTLTLQAVDLSGIVTSVPGETNPVIECLGKLREEKPCPEAVALLDELIVLCVDKESGNAAIAAKNGAVELIISVCAKLRDEYRQGLASGLRALASVIHDLQTTEIFKENGGPKIVVGILSNESEDVKIVDSCFSVVAAAATGNEVLKESFMDMKIDELILQILKENNGESIPSIYNAIHVILSSDDNRVLASQVFGYARKFSKLGIAEVLVDSLRKGLSSSCLISASIALKAVAVNDEICKSVSHVGGIDVILRCLDDSGMQGNSAAAKALCSLLSKLAGSDVNKNLIVEKGGLDKLVNLSARFSDDPLVLQEVMSIITTLCLRSPENAARAIESGAGDLAIQTMKKFPQSDQLQRSSCFMIRNLVVRNAENRKILLNNGIEQLIRRAKQSHTNCKAAATDALRDLGLDNYNS, from the exons ATGGCACCGGCGAAGGCGGCGGCCCGTACAATTTCACAGAAAGCCTTCGACGAAATGGTGGAGGAAAACATAGAAGATCTCGGCATGGATCCGGCTGAAGCTCTCAACGACGCTATCCAGACACTCACTCTTCAAGCCGTCGATCTATCCG GAATTGTGACCTCCGTACCAGGAGAAACTAATCCAGTTATCGAGTGTTTGGGGAAACTGAGAGAGGAAAAGCCGTGCCCGGAAGCTGTTGCATTATTGGATGAGTTGATCGTTTTGTGTGTAGATAAAGAATCGGGAAACGCGGCAATTGCGGCCAAAAATGGAGCGGTGGAGTTGATTATTTCTGTTTGTGCAAAGCTCCGAGACGAGTATCGCCAGGGTTTGGCTTCAGGATTAAGGGCCTTGGCTTCCGTTATTCACG ATCTCCAAACTACTGAAATATTTAAGGAAAATGGAGGCCCAAAGATAGTTGTAGGTATTCTGAGCAATGAAAGTGAAGATGTTAAGATAGTAGATAGTTGTTTCTCTGTTGTCGCTGCAGCTGCAACTGGAAATGAAGTTCTCAAAGAATCATTCATGGACATGAAAATAGATGAATTAATATTACAGATTCTAAAAGAAAACAATGGAGAGAGCATTCCGAGCATATATAATGCTATACATGTCATCTTATCATCTGATGACAATCGCGTTCTAGCTTCACAA GTATTTGGTTATGCTCGAAAGTTCTCAAAGTTGGGAATTGCAGAAGTTCTTGTAGATTCACTTCGTAAAGGCCTTAGTTCCTCCTGTCTAATATCAGCTAGCATTGCTCTGAAAGCTGTAGCTGTGAAT GATGAGATTTGCAAGTCCGTTTCTCATGTTGGGGGTATAGATGTCATTCTAAGGTGCCTTGATGATAGTGGTATGCAGGGCAACAGTGCTGCAGCAAAAGCTCTGTGCTCTTTGCTGTCTAAG cTTGCAGGAAGTGATGTAAATAAGAACCTTATTGTTGAAAAGGGAGGCTTAGATAAGCTTGTTAATCTTTCAGCGAGATTCTCAGACGATCCTTTGGTGCTGCAAGAG GTCATGTCAATTATAACTACTCTGTGTTTGAGGTCCCCAGAGAATGCAGCTCGTGCAATTGAATCTGGAGCCGGGGACCTTGCTATTCAAACTATGAAAAAGTTTCCTCAGTCGGATCAGCTGCAGAGGAGCTCTTGTTTCATGATCAGGAACCTTGTCGTTCGAAATGCAGAAAATAG AAAAATTCTGCTTAATAATGGTATTGAGCAACTAATCCGAAGGGCGAAGCAAAGCCACACGAACTGCAAAGCTGCTGCCACCGATGCGCTTAGGGATTTAGGTTTGGACAATTACAACTCGTGA
- the LOC121753865 gene encoding serine carboxypeptidase 1-like, which produces MKGAMLIFLISVACLFASVQCKNRDPLRDLLKGHMNKRSETYAVVEEASTDYSPVYMAPQDGLKEADKIMGLPGQPQVSFLQYSGYVTVDPTAGRALFYWLTEAEDPSTKPLVLWLSGAPGCSSIGYGAMTELGPFRVNADGKTLWYNDKAWNTVANVLFLESPAGVGFSYSDTASDYVTGDTKTAADSYTFLVNWLERFPEYKTRDFYIAGESYAGHYVPQLAQLILKTNKMPNQTVINLKGIAIGNAYIDYLDVLRGSIDFYWSHALISDESRDEIVKYCNFSSPILSDQCKQVLEQTYGESGNIYTFDIYAPLCGSNSTLPSPSTFDPCSDDYVFAYLNTPEVQQALHVNITGALPGPWTSCSDLIDWTDSPYSVLPVIKELMANGINVWIYSGDTNGVVAVTTTTRYSMAKLGAPIKTPWYPWYYQGEVGGYAVGYENVTFITIRGSGHFLPSYQPGRAITFFSSFLEGKLPPSS; this is translated from the exons atgaaagGTGCAATGCTCATCTTTCTCATTTCTGTTGCGTGCCTCTTTGCCTCTGTGCAATGCAAGAACCGCGATCCTCTGAGGGATCTGCTGAAAGGCCACATGAATAAGAGGTCAGAAACATATGCAGTAGTCGAGGAGGCTTCGACTGACTACTCACCGGTCTACATGGCGCCTCAAGACGGCCTAAAAGAGGCCGACAAGATCATGGGGCTGCCGGGTCAGCCGCAGGTGAGCTTCCTTCAGTATTCTGGATACGTCACTGTTGATCCCACTGCCGGACGCGCTCTTTTCTATTGGCTCACCGAGGCTGAGGACCCCTCCACCAAGCCACTTGTGTTGTGGCTCAGTGGAG CACCGGGGTGTTCCTCGATAGGATATGGCGCGATGACAGAGCTTGGGCCGTTCCGTGTGAACGCAGATGGGAAGACATTGTGGTACAATGACAAGGCTTGGAATACTG TGGCTAATGTCCTGTTTTTGGAGTCTCCTGCTGGCGTTGGATTTTCTTACTCGGACACGGCGTCGGACTATGTAACAGGAGACACCAAAACTGCTGCGGATTCCTACACTTTCTTGGTGAACTGGTTGGAGAGGTTCCCGGAATACAAAACTCGTGATTTCTACATAGCCGGAGAGAGCTACGCCGGTCACTACGTTCCCCAGCTTGCTCAGTTGATCTTAAAAACCAACAAAATGCCAAATCAAACTGTCATTAATTTGAAAGGAATTGCA ATTGGGAATGCATACATTGATTATCTAGACGTACTGCGTGGCTCCATCGACTTCTACTGGTCACACGCTCTCATTTCTGATGAGAGTCGCGATGAAATCGTTAAATACTGCAACTTCTCGTCTCCTATATTATCAGACCAATGCAAGCAAGTTTTGGAGCAAACATATGGTGAATCAGGAAATATATACACTTTTGACATTTACGCGCCTCTTTGTGGTTCGAACTCTACTCTTCCATCG CCGTCTACATTTGATCCATGCTCGGATGACTATGTTTTCGCGTACCTAAACACGCCTGAAGTGCAGCAAGCACTTCACGTGAACATTACTGGAGCTCTCCCCGGGCCATGGACATCTTGCAG TGATCTCATAGACTGGACTGATTCGCCTTACTCAGTTTTACCTGTCATCAAGGAGCTCATGGCGAACGGCATTAATGTCTGGATCTACAG TGGCGACACAAATGGAGTGGTGGCGGTGACAACAACAACCAGGTACTCGATGGCCAAACTAGGCGCCCCTATTAAGACTCCGTGGTACCCATGGTACTACCAAGGGGAGGTTGGAGGATACGCAGTCGGATATGAGAATGTGACATTTATAACTATAAGAGGATCAGGGCATTTCCTCCCGAGCTATCAGCCTGGCAGAGCAATCACCTTCTTCTCGTCCTTCTTGGAAGGGAAGCTGCCTCCCAGCAGCTAA